The following are from one region of the Aspergillus luchuensis IFO 4308 DNA, chromosome 4, nearly complete sequence genome:
- a CDS encoding fungal specific transcription factor domain-containing protein (COG:S;~EggNog:ENOG410PNY5;~InterPro:IPR001138,IPR036864;~go_function: GO:0000981 - DNA-binding transcription factor activity, RNA polymerase II-specific [Evidence IEA];~go_function: GO:0008270 - zinc ion binding [Evidence IEA];~go_process: GO:0006355 - regulation of transcription, DNA-templated [Evidence IEA]): MERRGPTPGSGSYGKACRQCSKAKCRCVARPDGAGCERCLRLKKQCQPSESTRRKSHGVSESGAQIAKLEGRIDSLTAMLQSVAHATGVSSNLQTSSNASTGNDISNLAITGTDTDRVLVPPPWTTAPSQSTTTPSPSNGPNQPSALLPPLYELNLDKAAWYLHRFTTNMLPCFPFICLPPNITTQQLHQDRPFLLEAIIAVATPSTQEKLARADRLKSRLTKSAMLENQSSIDMLLSILTYIAWSTDPFVKRASNLSRMIMLAMSMVYDLQLDKKPPPPPEVPIIAKMAPGLGGPEQSACDVSPQEILEQHRAFLACFVLNSIISSTFRRTVPLPWTPQMEQALNLIDTNKEHPSDEYFTIQIRLQILAQKALSLRDPDETTTYPSTTSNTTPSATTMYLKLLHNQLTDLQSTIPLHLPHRDLLHLQTHYTSLLLHETPRLTSSSTPLLSPTTAPSPLTTLIHSLQAIKSWLSTFQILPAQTITGFPFFMWFQLVRCIVLLKHLSTFEDPAWDRDIVRQEVDMLDLLVWMGEKAEMASIEAGEMSDDDLFRRVGRMLRLAREWVVRKVRGEADVGISGDESTDGNRVMSGDEDRSEGSGEGSSGGGGDGSGMTGMDLDMTDMAWMHALESGDGGWLEEVLGWSPLHF; encoded by the exons atggagaggagaggtcCAACTCCAGGCTCTGGCTCATATGGCAAGGCTTGCAGGCAATGTTCCAAGGCCAAGTGTCGGTGCGTAGCTCGACCCGACGGTGCCGGCTGCGAAAG ATGCCTGCGTCTCAAGAAACAATGCCAGCCATCAGAATCAACTCGTAGGAAATCTCATGGGGTTTCCGAGTCCGGCGCGCAGATCGCGAAGCTTGAGGGGAGAATTGATAGTCTCACGGCAATGCTTCAGTCTGTGGCGCATGCTACTGGAGTATCTAGCAACCTGCAGACTAGTTCAAATGCTAGTACAGGCAACGATATCAGCAACTTAGCTATCACTGGCACTGATACTGACAGAGTACTGGTGCCACCACCATGGACCACCGCGCCGTCACAGTCAACTACGACTCCGTCTCCGAGCAATGGCCCGAACCAGCCATCGGCACTGCTGCCTCCTCTATATGAGTTGAACCTAGACAAGGCAGCCTGGTATCTCCATCGCTTTACGACGAACATGCTACCATGCTTTCCTTTCATCTGCCTGCCACCCAACATCACTACGCAGCAGTTGCATCAAGATAGACCATTTCTCCTCGAGGCCATCATCGCGGTAGCTACGCCCTCAACGCAAGAAAAATTGGCTCGCGCAGATAGACTGAAATCTCGCTTAACCAAGTCAGCTATGCTTGAGAATCAGTCCAGCATAGATATGTTGCTGAGCATCCTGACCTACATTGCCTGGAGTACAGATCCATTTGTTAAACGCGCGAGTAACCTGTCTCGCATGATCATGCTGGCTATGTCCATGGTCTACGATCTCCAACTGGACAAGaaaccgccgccgccgccagaGGTACCCATAATAGCGAAGATGGCACCAGGTCTGGGAGGTCCAGAGCAAAGTGCATGTGATGTTTCTCCACAAGAGATCCTAGAGCAGCATCGAGCGTTTCTAGCTTGCTTTGTCCTCAACTCGAT CATCTCATCCACCTTCAGACGCACAGTCCCCCTACCATGGACCCCTCAAATGGAACAAGCCTTAAATCTGATTGACACGAACAAAGAACACCCATCAGACGAGTACTTCACAATCCAAATCCGGCTACAGATCCTCGCTCAAAAAGCCCTATCCCTCCGCGACCCAGACGAGACAACTACATATCCCTCTACCACCTCAAACACAACACCCTCAGCAACAACCATGTACCTCAAATTACTACACAACCAACTAACCGACCTCCAATCCACAATCCcactccatctcccccaCCGCG acctcctccacctccaaacACACTatacctccctcctcctacACGAAACCCCCCGCCTCACCAGCTCCAGCACccctctcctttcccccacCACAGCCCCCTCCCCGCTAACCAccctcatccactccctccaaGCAATCAAATCCTGGCTGTCAACCTTCCAAATCCTCCCAGCACAAACCATCACCGGattccccttcttcatgtGGTTCCAACTCGTCCGATGCATCGTGCTCCTAAAACATCTCTCCACGTTCGAAGACCCAGCATGGGATCGCGACATCGTGCGGCAGGAGGTGGATATGCTCGATTTGCtggtgtggatgggggagaaggcggagaTGGCTAGCATTGAGGCTGGGGAGATGTCAGATGATGATTTGTTTCgaagggtggggaggatgttgagattGGCGAGGGAATGGGTGGTTAGGAAGGTGAGGGGGGAGGCAGATGTGGGGATTTCTGGGGATGAGAGTACTGATGGGAATCGGGTGATGTCTGGAGATGAGGATAGGTCTGAGGGAAGTGGTGaaggtagtagtggtggtggtggtgatggtagtgGTATGACGGGTATGGATCTGGATATGACGGATATGGCGTGGATGCATGCGCTAGAATCAGGGGATGGAGGTTGGCTTGAGGAGGTGCTGGGGTGGTCGCCTTTGCATTTCTAG